In one Streptomyces sp. T12 genomic region, the following are encoded:
- a CDS encoding Zn-ribbon domain-containing OB-fold protein gives MPEVLKAPLVVEFPFTRSLGPVQSAFLTGLRERIVLGVRTGDGRTLVPPVEYDPVTAEEIRDLVEVAPTGTVTTWAWNHAPRRDQPLDTPFAWALVRLDGADTALLHALDAPGPDAVHTGMRVRVRWAGERTGAITDIACFEPYDGSPAEPTGHTGEFEDPITGIVARARLDYTYSPGRAQTAYINALADRRNVGERCPSCRKVYVPPRGACPTCGVATSEQVEVGPRGTVTTFCIVNIKAKNLDIEVPYVYAHIALDGADLALHGRIGGIPYNQVRMGLRVEPVWTEGGRYPDHYRPTGEPDADYDTYKELV, from the coding sequence ATGCCCGAAGTCCTCAAAGCGCCGCTCGTCGTCGAGTTCCCCTTCACCCGCTCCCTCGGCCCCGTCCAGAGCGCCTTCCTCACCGGCCTGCGCGAACGCATCGTGCTCGGAGTGCGCACCGGCGACGGCCGCACGCTCGTCCCGCCCGTCGAGTACGACCCCGTCACCGCCGAGGAGATCCGCGACCTGGTCGAGGTCGCCCCCACCGGCACGGTCACCACCTGGGCCTGGAACCACGCCCCCCGCCGCGACCAGCCCCTCGACACCCCCTTCGCCTGGGCCCTGGTCCGTCTCGACGGCGCCGACACCGCCCTCCTGCACGCCCTCGACGCCCCCGGCCCCGACGCCGTGCACACCGGCATGCGCGTCCGCGTCCGCTGGGCCGGGGAACGCACCGGCGCCATCACGGACATCGCCTGCTTCGAGCCGTACGACGGCAGCCCAGCCGAACCCACGGGCCACACCGGGGAGTTCGAGGACCCGATCACCGGCATCGTCGCCCGCGCCCGCCTCGACTACACCTACTCACCCGGCCGCGCCCAGACCGCCTACATCAACGCCCTGGCCGACCGTCGCAACGTCGGCGAACGATGCCCCTCCTGCCGCAAGGTGTACGTCCCGCCGAGGGGTGCGTGCCCCACATGTGGGGTCGCCACATCAGAACAGGTCGAGGTAGGTCCTCGCGGCACAGTCACCACGTTCTGCATCGTCAACATCAAGGCGAAGAACCTCGACATCGAAGTGCCCTACGTCTACGCCCACATCGCCCTCGACGGAGCCGACCTCGCCCTGCACGGCCGTATCGGCGGCATCCCCTACAACCAGGTGCGCATGGGCCTGCGCGTCGAACCTGTGTGGACCGAGGGCGGCCGCTACCCCGACCACTACCGGCCGACCGGCGAGCCCGACGCGGACTACGACACGTACAAGGAGCTGGTGTAG
- a CDS encoding universal stress protein gives MSTLPVIAAVDGSDDGLVALDWAFEAALVRGAPLRMVHVQQYAAWAEPGVPPAGRPQPEDDPVLHHVRRYLAGRVERPETEYLAPEGAPAAVLPELGSTAQLLVLGSRGRGGFAGLLLGSNGMAAARDAECPVVVVPKPGRQVHDDMPIEPGPRVAVGLQVDSPDEATLSFAFAEAARRGARLQVVAAYSWPAHLWSAAPSQIVPPPVDQDAVEHETRTLAEGFLAPYRDRHPEVHAEPYVAPGDAAGHLVAASRDANLVVVGRHRRRLLAPAPMMGSVTQAVLLHAASPVAVVPPAPPEE, from the coding sequence ATGAGCACCCTGCCGGTCATCGCGGCGGTCGACGGCTCGGACGACGGCCTGGTCGCGCTGGACTGGGCCTTCGAGGCAGCTCTGGTGCGCGGGGCGCCGCTGCGGATGGTCCACGTGCAGCAGTACGCCGCCTGGGCCGAGCCCGGTGTGCCGCCCGCCGGACGACCGCAGCCGGAGGACGATCCGGTGCTCCACCACGTACGCCGGTATCTGGCGGGGCGGGTCGAGCGGCCGGAGACGGAGTATCTCGCCCCGGAGGGCGCGCCCGCCGCGGTGCTGCCCGAACTGGGCTCCACGGCCCAGCTGTTGGTGCTCGGCTCCCGCGGGCGCGGGGGCTTCGCCGGCCTGCTGCTCGGCTCCAACGGCATGGCCGCCGCACGTGACGCCGAGTGCCCGGTCGTCGTGGTGCCCAAGCCGGGACGCCAGGTCCACGACGACATGCCGATCGAGCCGGGGCCGCGGGTCGCCGTCGGCCTGCAGGTCGACAGCCCCGACGAGGCCACACTGTCCTTCGCCTTCGCCGAGGCCGCCCGGCGCGGCGCCCGACTCCAGGTCGTCGCCGCCTATTCATGGCCGGCCCACCTCTGGAGCGCGGCTCCCAGCCAGATCGTGCCGCCGCCCGTCGACCAGGACGCCGTCGAGCACGAGACCCGTACCCTCGCGGAAGGCTTCCTCGCCCCGTACCGCGACCGTCACCCCGAGGTCCACGCCGAGCCCTACGTCGCCCCGGGCGATGCGGCCGGCCATCTCGTCGCGGCTTCCAGGGACGCGAACCTGGTCGTCGTGGGCCGCCACCGACGTCGCCTACTGGCACCCGCCCCCATGATGGGCTCGGTGACCCAGGCGGTCCTGCTGCACGCCGCGAGCCCGGTGGCCGTGGTGCCGCCCGCGCCGCCGGAGGAGTGA
- a CDS encoding DUF397 domain-containing protein gives MAESTTIQQQPLTGWDKPELDLSSADWHSSSRGLGDVQIAFVEGFIAMRNSGRPESPSLIFTPAEWGAFVSGAREGEFDLT, from the coding sequence GTGGCCGAGAGCACCACCATCCAGCAGCAGCCGCTCACGGGCTGGGACAAGCCGGAGCTGGACCTCAGCAGCGCCGACTGGCACTCGAGCAGCCGTGGCCTGGGGGATGTCCAGATCGCCTTTGTCGAGGGGTTCATCGCGATGCGCAACAGCGGCCGCCCGGAGAGCCCTTCCCTGATCTTCACCCCCGCCGAGTGGGGTGCCTTCGTGTCGGGTGCGAGGGAGGGCGAGTTCGACCTGACCTGA
- a CDS encoding crotonase/enoyl-CoA hydratase family protein, with amino-acid sequence MGGTEHLTVQREGATLVLTLNRPEAKNALSLAMLVGLYDGWLEADADDSVRSIVFTGAGGSFCAGMDLKALAGKGMEGEQYRDRLKADPDLHWKAMLRHHRPRKPVIAAVEGYCVAGGTEMLQGTDIRVAGESATFGLFEVKRGLFPIGGSTVRLQRQIPRTHALEMLLTGRPYSAREAADIGLVGHVVPDGTALTKALEIAERINACGPLAVEAVKASVYESAELTETDGLAAELQRGWPIFDTADAKEGARAFAEKRPPVYKRT; translated from the coding sequence ATGGGTGGGACGGAACACCTCACCGTGCAGCGCGAAGGCGCCACACTGGTGCTCACGCTGAACAGGCCGGAGGCCAAGAACGCGCTCTCACTGGCGATGCTCGTCGGCCTGTACGACGGCTGGCTCGAGGCCGACGCCGACGACTCGGTCCGCTCGATCGTGTTCACCGGGGCGGGCGGCTCGTTCTGTGCGGGCATGGACCTCAAGGCACTGGCCGGCAAGGGCATGGAGGGAGAGCAGTACCGGGACCGGCTGAAGGCCGACCCCGACCTGCACTGGAAGGCGATGCTGCGCCATCACCGCCCCCGCAAGCCGGTGATCGCCGCCGTCGAGGGGTACTGCGTCGCGGGCGGCACGGAGATGCTGCAGGGCACCGACATCCGCGTCGCGGGCGAGTCCGCGACCTTCGGGCTCTTCGAGGTGAAGCGCGGCCTGTTCCCCATCGGCGGCTCCACGGTCCGCCTGCAACGCCAGATCCCGCGCACCCACGCCCTGGAGATGCTGCTCACCGGGCGCCCGTACAGCGCCCGCGAGGCCGCCGACATCGGCCTGGTCGGGCACGTCGTCCCCGACGGCACGGCACTGACCAAGGCCCTGGAGATCGCCGAACGCATCAACGCCTGCGGCCCACTGGCCGTCGAGGCCGTCAAGGCGTCGGTCTACGAGAGCGCCGAACTGACCGAGACCGACGGCCTCGCCGCCGAACTGCAGCGCGGCTGGCCGATCTTCGACACCGCGGATGCCAAGGAAGGCGCCCGCGCCTTCGCGGAGAAACGACCGCCCGTCTACAAGCGCACCTGA
- a CDS encoding thiolase domain-containing protein: MSKEPVAVVGVGQTKHVAARRDVSIAGLVREAAQQALDDAELSWSDIDAVVIGKAPDFFEGVMMPELYLADALGAVGKPMLRVHTAGSVGGSTALVAANLVAARVHGTVLTLAFEKQSESNAMWGLSLPIPFQQPLLAGAGGFFAPHVRAYMRRSGAPDTVGSLVAYKDRRNALKNPYAHLHEHDITLEKVQASPMLWDPIRYSETCPSSDGACAMILTDRAGAARAPRPPAWMLGGAMRSEPTLFAGKDFVSPQAGKDCAADVYRQAGIADPRRDIDAVEMYVPFSWYEPMWLENLGFAAEGEGWKLTESGVTELDGDLPVNMSGGVLSTNPIGASGMIRFAEAALQVRGQAGEHQVDRARKVLGHAYGGGSQFFSMWLVGSESPDA; the protein is encoded by the coding sequence ATGAGCAAGGAGCCCGTGGCCGTCGTAGGCGTCGGTCAGACCAAGCACGTCGCGGCGCGCCGGGACGTGTCCATCGCCGGGCTCGTCCGGGAGGCTGCCCAACAGGCCCTCGACGACGCCGAGTTGAGCTGGTCCGACATCGACGCCGTCGTCATCGGCAAGGCGCCCGACTTCTTCGAGGGCGTGATGATGCCCGAGCTCTACCTCGCTGACGCGCTCGGCGCGGTGGGCAAGCCCATGCTCCGGGTGCACACGGCCGGTTCGGTCGGCGGTTCCACGGCCCTCGTCGCCGCCAACCTGGTCGCGGCCCGCGTGCACGGCACCGTGCTGACGCTCGCCTTCGAGAAGCAGTCGGAGTCGAACGCCATGTGGGGCCTGTCCCTGCCGATCCCCTTCCAGCAGCCCCTGCTGGCCGGCGCGGGCGGGTTCTTCGCGCCGCACGTGCGCGCGTACATGCGGCGCAGCGGCGCGCCCGACACGGTCGGCTCGCTGGTGGCGTACAAGGACCGTCGCAACGCGCTGAAGAACCCCTACGCGCACCTTCACGAGCACGACATCACGCTGGAGAAGGTCCAGGCCTCGCCCATGCTCTGGGACCCGATCCGCTACTCGGAGACCTGCCCGTCCTCCGACGGTGCCTGCGCGATGATCCTCACCGACCGTGCCGGAGCCGCCCGCGCGCCCCGTCCGCCCGCCTGGATGCTCGGCGGCGCGATGCGCAGCGAGCCCACCCTCTTCGCCGGCAAGGACTTCGTGTCGCCGCAGGCCGGGAAGGACTGCGCGGCCGACGTGTACCGGCAGGCGGGGATCGCCGATCCGCGCCGGGACATCGACGCGGTCGAGATGTACGTGCCGTTCTCCTGGTACGAGCCCATGTGGCTGGAGAACCTCGGCTTCGCCGCCGAGGGCGAGGGCTGGAAACTCACCGAGTCCGGGGTGACCGAGCTCGACGGGGACCTGCCCGTCAACATGTCGGGCGGCGTCCTGTCCACCAACCCCATCGGGGCCTCCGGCATGATCCGCTTCGCGGAGGCGGCCCTCCAGGTGCGCGGACAGGCCGGGGAACACCAGGTCGACAGGGCCCGCAAGGTGCTCGGGCACGCCTACGGCGGCGGCTCCCAGTTCTTCTCCATGTGGCTCGTGGGCTCCGAGTCCCCGGACGCATGA
- a CDS encoding thiolase domain-containing protein: MARDLPVRDIAVVAFGQTDHRRTSEELSEVEMLMPVLHDVLAQTGLKTTDIGFTCSGSSDYLAGRAFSFTLALDGVGAWPPISESHVEMDGAWALYEAWTKLLTGDADTALVYSYGKSSPGPLRDVLTRQLDPYYVAPLWPDSVALAALQAQALIDAGDTDEPALAAVAVRSRDVAATNSHAQLQGSVPQGEYVVRPLRTGDCPPIGDGAAAVILAAGERARELCERPAWIRGIDHRIEAHGLGVRDLTDSPSTRLAAEKAGAFERPVDTAELHAPFTSQEVVLRKALKLEGGVRVNPSGGALAANPVMAAGLIRIGEAAARIHRGESDRALAHATSGPCLQQNLVAVLEGDPR, translated from the coding sequence ATGGCCAGGGACCTGCCGGTCAGGGACATCGCCGTCGTAGCCTTCGGCCAGACCGATCACCGGCGCACCAGCGAAGAGCTCTCCGAGGTGGAGATGCTCATGCCGGTCCTGCACGACGTGCTCGCACAGACCGGCCTCAAGACCACCGACATCGGCTTCACCTGCTCCGGCTCCAGCGACTACCTCGCCGGCCGCGCCTTCTCCTTCACCCTCGCCCTCGACGGCGTCGGCGCCTGGCCGCCGATCTCCGAGTCGCACGTCGAGATGGACGGCGCGTGGGCGCTGTACGAGGCGTGGACCAAGCTTCTGACCGGGGACGCCGACACCGCGCTCGTCTACTCCTACGGCAAGTCCTCGCCCGGCCCCTTGCGTGACGTCCTGACCCGGCAGCTCGACCCCTACTACGTCGCGCCCCTGTGGCCCGACTCCGTCGCCCTGGCCGCCCTCCAGGCGCAGGCCCTCATCGACGCCGGCGACACGGACGAACCCGCGCTCGCCGCCGTCGCGGTCCGCAGTCGCGATGTCGCTGCCACCAACTCCCATGCCCAGCTGCAGGGTTCGGTGCCGCAGGGAGAGTACGTGGTACGACCGCTGCGTACCGGCGACTGCCCGCCCATCGGCGACGGGGCCGCCGCCGTGATCCTCGCGGCGGGGGAGCGGGCCCGCGAGCTGTGCGAGCGGCCCGCCTGGATCCGTGGCATCGACCACCGCATCGAGGCACACGGCCTGGGCGTGCGCGACCTGACCGACTCACCCTCGACCCGCCTCGCCGCCGAGAAGGCCGGCGCCTTCGAACGGCCCGTCGACACCGCCGAGTTGCACGCGCCCTTCACCTCCCAGGAGGTCGTCCTGCGCAAGGCGCTGAAGCTCGAAGGCGGCGTGCGCGTCAACCCCTCCGGCGGGGCCCTCGCCGCCAACCCCGTCATGGCCGCCGGGCTCATCCGCATCGGAGAGGCCGCCGCCCGCATCCACCGGGGCGAGTCCGACCGGGCGCTCGCGCACGCCACGTCCGGACCGTGTCTGCAACAGAACCTGGTCGCCGTACTCGAAGGGGATCCGCGATGA
- a CDS encoding acyl-CoA synthetase, whose product MEYNLADLFESVVDVVPGREALVYIDHPGTGAQRRLTYAQLDAAANRIAHHLIDSGIRPGEHLGLHLYNGIEYLQTVLGCLKARIVPVNVNYRYVEEELVYLYRDADLVALVFEAEFTDRVAAALPRVDGLRHLVRVGAVAPGAAGAPVVPAVAFADAEAAGSPERGFPARSGDDQFIIYTGGTTGMPKGVMWRQEDLFFSGLGGGAPTGEPVKKPQELAERVAAGGDGITFFPTAPLMHGTSTLTAFIGFNFGQRVVIHRKFAPEEVLRTIEKEKVTSVSLVGDAMLRPLVDALSGPMKGTDCSSMFSVSSSGAIMSETVRRQFQALVPNVMLLNNFGSSESGFNGTATEDSGPERGFRIRVNSRTQVVDPTTHEPVAVGEVGRIAQCGHVPLGYYNDPGKTAETFFEQDGERWVLLGDMATVDEEGVVTVLGRGSQCINTGGEKVYPEEVEQALKSHPDVYDVLVAGVPDPKWGHHVAAVVQLRAGAVQPSLADIQTHCRSHLAGYKIPRQLVITDSIRRSPSGKADYRWARETAVAAVSAVSAADG is encoded by the coding sequence GTGGAGTACAACCTTGCCGACCTGTTCGAGTCTGTCGTCGACGTGGTTCCGGGCCGCGAGGCGCTCGTGTACATCGACCACCCGGGCACGGGCGCGCAGCGCCGTCTGACGTACGCGCAGCTGGACGCGGCCGCCAACCGGATCGCACACCATCTGATCGACAGCGGGATACGTCCCGGCGAGCACCTCGGGCTCCACCTCTACAACGGCATCGAGTACTTGCAGACGGTGCTGGGCTGCCTGAAGGCGCGGATCGTCCCGGTCAACGTCAACTACCGCTATGTGGAAGAGGAGTTGGTGTACCTCTACCGGGACGCCGATCTGGTGGCCCTGGTCTTCGAGGCGGAGTTCACGGACCGGGTGGCGGCGGCGCTACCGCGGGTGGACGGGCTACGGCATCTGGTGCGGGTCGGCGCCGTGGCGCCGGGCGCGGCCGGTGCTCCGGTCGTGCCCGCCGTGGCATTCGCGGACGCCGAGGCCGCGGGGTCGCCCGAGCGGGGGTTCCCGGCGCGGTCGGGGGACGACCAGTTCATCATCTACACCGGCGGCACCACCGGGATGCCCAAGGGTGTGATGTGGCGCCAGGAGGACCTGTTCTTCTCGGGGCTGGGCGGCGGCGCGCCGACCGGTGAGCCGGTGAAGAAGCCGCAGGAGCTCGCCGAGCGGGTGGCGGCGGGCGGCGACGGGATCACCTTCTTCCCCACCGCTCCACTGATGCACGGCACGTCCACGCTGACCGCCTTCATCGGCTTCAACTTCGGCCAACGCGTCGTAATCCACCGCAAGTTCGCGCCGGAGGAGGTCCTGCGGACGATCGAGAAGGAGAAGGTCACCAGCGTGTCGCTGGTCGGCGACGCGATGCTGCGGCCGCTGGTCGACGCGCTCAGCGGGCCGATGAAGGGCACGGACTGCTCGTCGATGTTCAGCGTGTCGTCGTCCGGGGCCATCATGTCCGAGACCGTGCGCCGGCAGTTCCAGGCGCTGGTCCCCAACGTGATGCTGCTGAACAACTTCGGCTCCTCGGAGTCCGGCTTCAACGGCACCGCCACCGAGGACTCCGGTCCCGAGCGCGGCTTCCGCATCCGCGTCAACTCCCGTACCCAGGTGGTCGATCCGACCACGCACGAGCCGGTCGCCGTGGGCGAGGTGGGCCGGATCGCACAGTGCGGTCACGTGCCGCTCGGCTACTACAACGACCCGGGGAAAACCGCCGAGACCTTCTTCGAGCAGGACGGCGAGCGGTGGGTGCTGCTCGGCGACATGGCCACGGTCGACGAGGAGGGCGTCGTCACCGTGCTGGGCCGCGGCTCGCAGTGCATCAACACCGGGGGCGAGAAGGTGTACCCGGAGGAGGTCGAGCAGGCGCTCAAGTCCCACCCCGACGTGTACGACGTACTGGTGGCCGGGGTGCCGGACCCGAAGTGGGGGCACCATGTGGCGGCCGTGGTGCAGTTGCGGGCAGGTGCGGTACAGCCTTCGCTGGCGGACATCCAGACCCACTGCCGCTCCCACCTCGCGGGATACAAGATCCCCCGCCAGCTCGTGATCACGGACTCGATCCGGCGCTCGCCCAGCGGCAAGGCGGACTACCGGTGGGCGCGGGAGACGGCGGTGGCGGCGGTGTCGGCGGTGTCGGCGGCGGACGGGTGA